A window of Plasmodium brasilianum strain Bolivian I chromosome 8, whole genome shotgun sequence contains these coding sequences:
- a CDS encoding PI31 domain-containing protein gives MKRHDTFKDLIRLHDNLKKEEILALFFHSCILNNCYNYILNEEKKYATSNNEKIKISNGYIKYTQGDEKDQVFISRILIDPLWRKSSNNYNFTYKSTQNDDTYNLNILKIEKSLVLQIINTAQPSTVHTVTINMNEYINNTKEENIIDKIEETINIEKLENIFQNHILNNMNKTNVYNTMRNNNSLIIESNIQETQKENMFKAKESQFLQNFTNDYFDDKNPTIEGRNLIPNFRKDDSVLKPDGLLVGPNNKFFSPKNLRYDPMGPFGNEPNADNKPFEFQNNFPF, from the coding sequence atgaaaagacACGACACGTTTAAGGACTTAATAAGACTACATGACAacttaaaaaaggaagaaatcCTGGCCTTGTTTTTTCACAGCTGTATTTTGAACAATTGctataattacatattaaatgaagaaaaaaaatatgcaacatcaaataatgagaaaataaaaatttcaaatggctatataaaatatacacaagGTGATGAAAAGGACCAAGTTTTCATAAGTAGAATATTAATAGATCCCCTATGGAGAAAGAGTTcaaataattacaattttacatataagtCTACACAAAATGatgatacatataatttaaatatattaaaaatagaaaaatccTTAGTTCTTCAAATAATTAATACTGCACAACCATCTACTGTACATACTGtaacaataaatatgaacgagtacataaataataccaaggaagaaaatataatagacaaaattgaagaaactataaatatagaaaaattagaaaatatatttcaaaatcatatattaaataacatgaataagacaaatgtttataataccatgagaaataataatagtctTATTATTGAGTCAAATATACAAGAAAcacaaaaggaaaatatgtttaaagCGAAGGAAAGCcagtttttacaaaatttcaCAAATGACTATTTTGATGATAAAAATCCAACAATAGAAGGAAGGAATTTGATACCAAATTTTAGAAAAGACGATTCTGTTTTGAAACCTGATGGGTTATTAGTAGGaccaaataataaattttttagcCCAAAAAATTTACGGTATGATCCTATGGGACCTTTCGGAAACGAGCCCAATGCTGATAACAAACCTTTTGAATTTCAGAATAATTTccccttttaa
- a CDS encoding DNA2/NAM7 helicase, which translates to MWEKWNDEYFVKVFFNWNIFEKYNKDNEFKCLEENIKSKFLNSKSYDLNKEEEYSCRTYQKTNKNILTLIRRTFILEKGYFDVSYFLVDIILRWNYYISLRNEREINIYALKNRLKIDLNICTSLPDIFKSFEEYFHAYFPLFLIETQQMINRNKADGNIREYELDLSNSNDKIRYIYDSEFDINLAYSSDNLQLYDNIHIGDLILLRFIPKITEKNEADRFCTIPLKSSEKIENNKKIQNGNSFNYKRENDKKKRLDTFFPYLNSFKSSYVEKIDDEFLGSKMIMRKNLLFEQTNAIQISAKVVCSKIKNCKRESKKQRNTLNTFCEGENINTTSLGMINSSKQNTCNNKTLSSKKKKKKSDVTNEEIYMIRKYCVRHLLGFVFSKDNEAIKIRFNTSYQNFDIIDKVRKCIMYEIFTKNKLNDYFIRISKVTNLTTTLHQFNCLVYFRYSPLLREIIDIDVGGKGNYRKGDRKSSRSRSGNVRSRSSSRRSRSGSSRSRSGSSRSRSGSSRSRSGSSRSRSGSSRSRSGSSRSRSGSSRSRSGSSRSISGSSRSRSGSSRSRSGSSRSISGSSRSRSGSQSYYKNGDDDHIDPKPLGVKEQEKTNTTDSCTLGEESQMKQNKIYNNCDMNEDLKYNDPYDAERKTEHLIEKIKYYLNQLKLAQDRKSEEKDEVEEEKEEEDEEEKPKRKENNKIRFLQYNHLLEFTVRHLNDKNTLKRNELIKNITDVENSKDEYEGFNYIPELLKKKFFTIYNKYQLRAINNSILNRGITLIQGPPGTGKTTTILGIISSLMFFQKDKIKRNSNSNSTKELSPDGYLEREKINKSPYAWMNYSKENDYCYYNDDNCFDAIEYDDFFHHSPKENDVENKYVIHGDRGNNMQKNCACRIHISIMIALSKLAKTDDNEYYSCLNGTNCPNTGCMSSMYNKDDVFKNNENRIKNLIELIKPIYNPNTYSSASAKKDKNSLEIKVINESCHNSCYSINDSILHTQVYQDIEEYSSYWKEACTADGLSNGGENRLVTANRTKEGKIDSKQVEIKMEKEKAQNVEAVAGEAEEMEKGREGCGITHRNSNDELKNMKKEPINRLKFIRSKRILVCAPSNAAIDEILRRLISLDEGIFDENGELFHPIVTRLGSNISTDLLGFSLEFKERLFYFLNKDKKDVIITKFLLKTSNIICSTLSSCFNTNIRKYINHFDAIIIDEASQAVELDILIPLCFSCNKIILVGDPNQLSATVFSMLAKKGKYGRSLFERLQKKNKMNKVKYNLLSIQYRMHPDISYFPNKFYYMNKITDASSFLSLLLKENKINEYINELRYKDDTVNEKMYNTLTNFNLFKYMENRFGKLPENLPELFLCQKNEGILEWFFIPFLQHTVFYDIPFSIQKKIKTSYVNVEESEIVIHFIEFLHYIFTSENVYEWYKRIGIITPYAIQKYFLENELNHFFKKKGYKNNISNFIDIGTVDGFQGKEKDIIIFVCVRTTGYIRSKHKKKKKEKKLQKALKTEEKHELKACVPKKGDQNERNSEYYTDEEVDDSNIFFTNEKRLNVALTRARCNLFIFGKCKYLKECDSWNKIINHYKKNNKVIKIDHKILISKVKNISEEILDGAQFDDNIQLIHKRLENSIYNEHIMYNVFSQYSEDESELSKLKSSLHTNPIKRSEKMEIKNKAKSEKDYNKNYAYNNFDETNVNIGNVVNENDVINLLKKLCINDSEKANVLNLEANQREEDNHVEEDNYVEEDNYVEEDNYVEENYVEEDNYVEEGNHVEDDHVEEDGKDRSISTDVTYDDGKNRNNSILGKTDRKKEEIMLDSSIITVKKSKLTGKKIKSDKMSSYNSEELKKIDISSSLLPCNSKNEKYGNAKSCANNETEKSYDSEHIKKDIPCSIIISPLQENNIYLKNSNYFMDMLLNQCNTDKKLLSAVQIFLPNFSKFLFK; encoded by the coding sequence ATGTGGGAAAAATGGAATGatgaatattttgttaaagtTTTTTTCAATTGGAATATATTCGAGAAATATAACAAAGATAATGAATTTAAATGTTTAGAagagaatataaaaagtaaatttctGAATTCGAAAAGTTATGActtaaataaagaagaagaatATAGTTGTAGAACTTATCaaaaaacgaataaaaacattttgaCATTAATACGTAGGACatttattttagaaaaaggATATTTTGATGTCTCTTACTTTTTAGttgatataatattaagaTGGAATTATTACATTAGTTTAAGGAATGAAAGagagataaatatatatgcgttAAAAAATAGGTTAAAAATtgatttaaatatttgtactTCCCTACCGGACATTTTCAAAAGTTTTGAAGAATATTTTCACGCCtattttccattatttttaattgaaaCCCAGCAAATGATAAATCGTAACAAAGCAGATGGAAATATAAGAGAATATGAATTAGATCTGagtaatagtaatgataaaataagatatatatatgactcTGAATTTGATATTAATTTGGCATATAGTAGTGATAATTTGCAGCTTTAtgataatatacatattggTGATCTTATTCTGCTAAGATTTATACCAAAAATAacggaaaaaaatgaagcagATAGGTTTTGTACTATTCCATTGAAGTCAtcagaaaaaatagaaaataataaaaagatacaaaatggaaatagTTTCAATTATAAACgggaaaatgataaaaaaaagcgaCTTGACACATTTTTTCCATACTTAAACTCGTTCAAGTCATCATATGTTGAAAAAATAGATGATGAGTTTTTAGGAAGTAAAATGATAATGcgtaaaaatttgttatttgAACAAACGAATGCTATACAGATAAGTGCTAAAGTGGTTTgtagtaaaataaagaattgtAAACGGGAAagtaaaaaacaaagaaatacATTGAATACGTTTTGTGAAggtgaaaatataaatacaacaTCACTTGGAATGATTAATTCAAGTAAGCAAAACACATGTAATAACAAAACACTTTCctccaaaaaaaagaaaaaaaaaagtgatgTAACGAATGAAGAAATTTACATGATTAGAAAGTACTGTGTTCGCCATTTACTAGGTTTCGTCTTTTCAAAAGACAATGAAGCAATTAAAATAAGATTCAATACGAGTTATCAAAATTTTGATATTATTGATAAAGTAAGAAAATGCATTATGTATGAGATATTTACTAAAAACAAGttaaatgattattttattcgCATTTCAAAAGTGACCAACTTAACTACTACTCTTCACCAATTCAACTGTTTGGTTTACTTTAGATACTCCCCCCTCTTGCGTGAAATTATTGACATAGATGTAGGTGGGAAGGGAAATTATCGTAAAGGTGACAGAAAAAGTAGTAGAAGTAGAAGTGGCAATGTAAGAAGTAGAAGTAGTAGTAGAAGAAGTAGAAGTGGCAGTAGTAGAAGTAGAAGTGGCAGTAGTAGAAGTAGAAGTGGCAGTAGTAGAAGTAGAAGTGGCAGTAGTAGAAGTAGAAGTGGCAGTAGTAGAAGTAGAAGTGGCAGTAGTAGAAGTAGAAGTGGCAGTAGTAGAAGTAGAAGTGGCAGTAGTAGAAGTATAAGTGGCAGTAGTAGAAGTAGAAGTGGCAGTAGTAGAAGTAGAAGTGGCAGTAGTAGAAGTATAAGTGGCAGTAGTAGAAGTAGAAGTGGCAGCCAAAGTTACTACAAAAATGGCGATGATGATCACATAGATCCCAAGCCATTAGGAGTGAAAGAGCAGGAAAAGACAAACACAACTGACAGTTGTACATTAGGGGAAGAGTCGCaaatgaaacaaaacaaaatctATAATAACTGTGATATGAATGAAGACTTGAAATACAATGATCCATATGATGCAGAAAGAAAAACGGAACATTTAATAGAGAAGATTAAATATTACTTAAATCAGTTAAAATTAGCACAAGATAGAAAGAGTGAAGAAAAAGACGAAGtcgaagaagaaaaagaagaagaggatgaagaggaaaaaccaaaaagaaaagaaaataataagattAGATTTCTTCAGTATAATCATCTCTTAGAATTTACTGTAAGACAtctaaatgataaaaatactcttaaaagaaatgaactaataaaaaatataactgaCGTAGAGAATTCAAAGGACGAGTATGAAGGTTTCAATTATATCCctgaattattaaaaaaaaaattttttaccatttataataaatatcaaTTAAGAGCTATCAATAATAGCATCTTAAATAGGGGCATTACGTTAATTCAAGGACCTCCAGGTACAGGAAAAACAACTACAATTTTAGGTATTATAAGTTCATTaatgttttttcaaaaagataaaataaaacgaaatagtAATTCAAATAGTACAAAAGAATTATCTCCAGATGGTTATTtagaaagggaaaaaataaataaaagccCATATGCTTGGATGAATTATAGTAAAGAAAATGATTACTGCTATTATAATGACGATAACTGCTTTGATGCAATAGAATATGACGATTTTTTTCATCACTCTCCTAAAGAGAATGATgtggaaaataaatatgttattcACGGTGATAGAGGTAACAACATGCAGAAGAACTGTGCCTGTAGGATACATATTAGTATTATGATTGCTCTTAGTAAGCTAGCAAAAACGGATGATAATGAGTATTATAGTTGTCTTAATGGTACAAACTGTCCAAATACTGGTTGCATGAGtagtatgtataataaagatgatgtttttaaaaataacgaaaatagGATTAAAAATCTAATAGAATTGATAAAGCCAATTTATAATCCTAATACATACAGCTCTGCTTCagcaaaaaaagataaaaattctTTAGAAATAAAAGTCATCAATGAGAGTTGTCACAACTCTTGTTACTCTATCAACGATAGTATACTGCACACACAAGTATACCAAGATATCGAAGAGTATAGTAGCTATTGGAAAGAAGCTTGTACAGCGGATGGACTGTCAAACGGGGGAGAAAATCGTCTTGTGACAGCTAATAGAACGAAGGAAGGCAAAATTGATAGTAAGCAAGTAGAAATAAAgatggaaaaagaaaaagcacaAAATGTAGAAGCAGTAGCAGGAGAAGCAGAAGAAATGGAAAAGGGCAGAGAAGGGTGTGGGATTACACACAGAAATAGTAACGACGAACTAAAGAACATGAAGAAAGAACCCATAAACAggttaaaatttataaggAGTAAAAGGATCCTAGTTTGCGCTCCCTCAAACGCAGCAATAGATGAAATATTAAGAAGATTAATTTCTCTAGATGAAGGTATATTTGATGAAAATGGTGAACTGTTTCATCCAATTGTTACAAGATTAGGTAGTAATATAAGCACAGATTTATTAGGGTTTAGTCTAGAATTCAAAGaacgtttattttattttcttaataaagaCAAGAAAGATgtaataattacaaaattccttttaaaaacatcaaatattatttgttcaaCTTTATCTTCTTGTTTCAATACGAATAtacgaaaatatataaaccaTTTTGATGCTATAATTATAGATGAAGCATCACAAGCAGTTGAATTGGATATACTTATTCCGTTATGTTTTTCTTGTAATAAGATTATATTAGTTGGTGATCCAAATCAATTATCAGCTACAGTATTTTCAATGTTAGctaaaaaagggaaatatgGTAGATCTCTTTTTGAAagattacaaaaaaaaaataagatgaataaggtaaaatataatttattatccATACAATATAGAATGCACCCAGATATATCTTATTTCCcaaacaaattttattacatgaataaaataactgATGCTTCTAGttttttatctcttttacttaaagaaaataaaataaacgaatatattaatgaattaagATATAAAGACGATACGGTTAATGAGAAAATGTATAATACTCTaactaattttaatttatttaaatatatggaaaatcGTTTTGGTAAATTACCGGAAAATTTGCCTGAACTATTTTTGTGTCAGAAAAATGAAGGAATATTAGAATGGTTCTTTATTCCCTTTTTGCAACATACTGTATTTTACGATATCCCTTTTTCTAtccaaaagaaaataaaaacatcaTATGTAAATGTTGAAGAGAGTGAAATagttattcattttattgaattcttacattatatttttacatcaGAAAATGTGTATGAATGGTATAAAAGAATTGGTATCATAACTCCATATgctatacaaaaatattttctagaaaatgaattaaatcatttttttaaaaaaaaagggtataaaaataatatttcgaATTTCATAGATATTGGGACCGTGGATGGTTTTCAGGGGAAGGAAAAAGacattataatatttgtatgcGTAAGAACCACAGGATATATAAGGAGTAAgcataagaaaaagaagaaggaaaagaaaCTACAAAAAGCATTAAAAACAGAAGAGAAGCATGAACTAAAAGCATGTGTGCCCAAAAAAGGGGACCAAAATGAAAGGAATTCCGAATATTATACAGATGAAGAAGTAGATGATTCGAATATATTCTTTACGAATGAAAAAAGACTGAATGTAGCTCTTACCAGGGCTAGGTGtaacttatttattttcggaaaatgcaaatatttaaaagagtGCGATTCATGGAATAAGATTATTaatcattataaaaaaaataataaggtcATTAAAATTgatcataaaatattaatttccAAGGTGAAAAACATATCAGAAGAAATATTAGACGGCGCTCAATTTGATGATAATATTCAACTAATTCATAAAAGATTAGAAAATTCTATTTATAATGAgcatattatgtataatgttttttcaCAATACAGTGAAGATGAAAGTGAACTCTCTAAATTGAAGAGTTCACTTCATACCAACCCAATTAAGAGAAGTGAAAagatggaaataaaaaataaggctAAAAGTGAAAAGGATTACAACAAAAACTACGCTTACAATAATTTCGACGAAACGAATGTGAACATTGGAAACGTAGTTAACGAGAACGATGTAATCaaccttttaaaaaagttgtGCATTAATGATTCAGAAAAAGCGAATGTCTTAAATCTGGAAGCAAATCAAAGGGAAGAAGATAACCACGTAGAAGAAGATAACTATGTAGAAGAAGATAACTATGTAGAAGAAGATAACTACGTAGAAGAAAACTATGTAGAAGAAGATAACTACGTAGAAGAAGGTAACCATGTGGAAGATGACCACGTGGAAGAAGATGGAAAGGATAGAAGTATAAGCACAGATGTGACATATGATGACGGGAAAAATAGGAATAATTCTATTTTAGGAAAAACGGataggaaaaaagaagaaataatgcTGGACAGTAGCATAATAACTGTAAAGAAATCCAAGTTAACAGGAAAGAAGATTAAGAGTGACAAAATGAGTAGCTACAATTCAGAAGAACTAAAAAAGATTGATATTTCATCATCTCTATTACCATGCAactcaaaaaatgaaaaatatgggAATGCTAAATCATGTGCAAACAATGAGACAGAAAAAAGTTATGACAGTGAACATATCAAGAAGGATATTCCGTGTAGCATAATTATTTCACCTTTgcaagaaaataatatatatttaaaaaatagcaatTACTTTATGGACATGCTTCTAAACCAGTGCAATACGGATAAGAAACTACTTTCAGCAGTGCAAATATTTCTACCAAATTTTtcgaaatttttatttaaataa